Proteins found in one Streptomyces sp. NBC_00461 genomic segment:
- a CDS encoding tetratricopeptide repeat protein codes for MTACPHRRFTGAPCGGTVLPTGHCAECGRAESGPGLPVLPHDPRDFGPHDLLALPERAPRPAHERLIRPEAPLRIRMGCSAAECGITFAPPYTEGQVPTEGFCPACGARYSYKPELTEGGLLRDQYRIMGPIAHGGQGWVYLAEDTHLGDVVAVKGLLNRYEHDGARLADVERRNLVAIRHPRIVQIRDFVARSDRTGQVTGGYIVMDDVGDGTLERVVEETRRGESVLDIEHVAAYGCQILEAIVHLHAGGERVFVYGDMKPSNVVHHGDGVKVIDLGGMREQDESRPQPPAHVTPEYMAPETGSAAVPTVAHDLHTVGVTLRELARWAVDEVPGLGTASFWWVVERATRGDPGLRFADAREMAGQLRGALREIRALRGKSDPPEPSDYFRPSPQLLGARLGTVPGIEHWLDRPRRDRYWPPEAPALDLGAPTPTEIARCLPVPRRYPGDPQTARFEVSSGYDPGQLLDQEHEKPQSVEICLHNVRVLLRRNTLEDLALAQEELDTADSIPGPSAVRRWRLEWHRALLALRSAGLEEVPRQVAEARNHFAKVHLELPGEYAPKLALAYCGERLGDDAAGPTAKELYEAVFARNPAHGGAALGLARLALRAGDRRAALDVLGRVRPGTLDHTVARIASLRIRAARLPGDGDPLPAPAEVDAALTELRRLVGQRPGAGEPSLSEDEALRLSTEMHEWKLDALHSRSDRPGSQGAGAGRLDARRLRRLSPPERELRRQVEWHYRQLAARHRESVTVHDHLVDLLHAVRPQTRF; via the coding sequence ATGACGGCCTGTCCGCACCGGCGCTTCACCGGAGCCCCCTGCGGCGGCACCGTGCTGCCCACCGGCCACTGCGCCGAGTGCGGCCGCGCGGAAAGCGGTCCCGGGCTGCCCGTACTGCCCCACGACCCACGGGACTTCGGCCCACACGACCTCCTCGCCCTGCCCGAGCGCGCGCCACGCCCCGCGCACGAACGCCTCATCCGGCCCGAGGCACCGCTGCGTATCCGCATGGGCTGCTCGGCCGCCGAATGCGGCATCACGTTCGCCCCGCCCTACACCGAGGGACAGGTGCCGACGGAGGGGTTCTGCCCCGCCTGCGGCGCGCGCTACTCGTACAAGCCGGAGCTGACCGAGGGCGGGCTGCTGCGCGACCAGTACCGAATCATGGGGCCCATCGCGCACGGCGGCCAGGGCTGGGTGTACCTCGCCGAGGACACCCATCTCGGTGACGTCGTCGCCGTCAAGGGACTGCTCAACCGTTACGAACACGACGGCGCCCGGCTCGCCGACGTCGAACGCCGCAACCTCGTCGCCATCCGCCACCCGCGCATCGTCCAGATCCGCGACTTCGTCGCGCGCAGCGACCGGACCGGTCAGGTCACCGGCGGCTACATCGTCATGGACGACGTCGGCGACGGCACCCTGGAGAGGGTCGTCGAGGAGACCCGGCGGGGTGAGTCGGTGCTCGACATCGAGCACGTCGCCGCGTACGGCTGCCAGATCCTGGAGGCTATCGTCCATCTGCACGCCGGTGGCGAACGCGTCTTCGTCTACGGGGACATGAAGCCGTCGAACGTCGTGCACCACGGGGACGGCGTCAAGGTCATCGACCTCGGCGGCATGCGCGAGCAGGACGAGAGCCGGCCCCAGCCCCCCGCCCATGTCACTCCCGAGTACATGGCACCCGAGACGGGGTCCGCGGCCGTACCCACCGTCGCCCACGACCTGCACACCGTCGGTGTCACCCTGCGGGAACTCGCCCGCTGGGCCGTCGACGAGGTGCCCGGCCTCGGCACCGCCTCCTTCTGGTGGGTCGTCGAGCGAGCCACCCGCGGTGATCCGGGACTGCGCTTCGCCGACGCCCGGGAGATGGCCGGCCAACTGCGCGGCGCGCTGCGGGAGATCCGCGCCCTGCGCGGCAAGAGCGACCCGCCCGAGCCCTCCGACTACTTCCGGCCGTCCCCGCAGCTGCTCGGCGCCCGGCTCGGCACGGTGCCGGGAATCGAGCACTGGCTGGACCGCCCACGCCGCGACCGGTACTGGCCGCCCGAGGCCCCCGCCCTCGACCTCGGTGCGCCCACGCCCACGGAGATCGCCCGCTGTCTGCCCGTACCGAGGCGCTATCCGGGCGATCCGCAGACCGCGCGGTTCGAGGTGAGCAGCGGCTATGACCCGGGCCAACTCCTCGACCAGGAGCACGAGAAGCCGCAGTCGGTGGAGATCTGCCTGCACAACGTACGCGTCCTGCTGCGCCGCAACACGCTGGAGGACCTGGCGCTGGCCCAGGAGGAACTCGACACCGCGGACTCCATCCCGGGGCCGTCCGCGGTGCGCCGATGGCGGCTCGAATGGCACCGCGCGCTGCTCGCACTGCGCAGCGCCGGCCTGGAGGAGGTTCCGCGCCAGGTCGCCGAGGCCAGGAACCACTTCGCGAAGGTCCACCTCGAACTCCCCGGCGAGTACGCGCCCAAGCTGGCCCTCGCCTACTGCGGGGAGCGACTCGGCGACGACGCGGCCGGGCCCACCGCGAAGGAACTGTACGAGGCGGTGTTCGCCCGCAACCCCGCGCACGGCGGCGCCGCCCTCGGCCTGGCCCGGCTTGCGCTGCGTGCGGGCGACCGCCGGGCGGCCCTCGACGTACTGGGCCGGGTCCGCCCCGGCACCCTGGACCACACCGTCGCCCGGATCGCCTCCTTACGCATCCGCGCGGCCCGGCTGCCCGGGGACGGCGATCCGCTGCCGGCACCCGCCGAGGTCGACGCGGCCCTGACCGAACTGCGCCGGCTTGTGGGCCAGCGGCCGGGAGCGGGCGAGCCGAGCCTGTCCGAGGACGAGGCGCTGCGCCTGAGCACCGAAATGCACGAATGGAAACTGGACGCGCTGCATTCCCGCAGCGACCGGCCCGGTTCACAGGGAGCGGGTGCCGGACGGCTCGACGCCCGCCGCCTCAGACGCCTGAGCCCGCCGGAGCGCGAGTTGCGCAGACAGGTGGAGTGGCACTACCGCCAACTGGCCGCACGCCACCGGGAGTCGGTCACCGTCCACGACCACCTCGTGGACCTCCTGCACGCGGTACGCCCCCAGACCAGGTTCTGA
- a CDS encoding ABC transporter substrate-binding protein — MTRRFKMLVFLVVMLLIAAAGMVVVWARQNDDKPVTILGTWTAGQEKDFKEVLRGFGIPFHYQGTAAQREVLLSKVQSGEPPDIVIMPGLGELAEYADQKHLKPLDRLYHPQEYGSPWKQTGEGSKHVFWVPVKADLKSIVWYRKGHRPTTSSAPLRSWCIGMRDDGASGWPGTDWIEDLVLQRSGPGVYQKWALGKPGAWWNSAPVRDAWQAWARLLQQDTGLAKQALLTDHRGDPDHHGLLFDGRHGCTLEHQGSFATSFYGKTYAKRADLVDSAPLLPGGPDRARAHEVTGDFAALFTDSAQARKLIERLASKEGQQKWAHTAAVFSANRQVRPGNDAVEREIVERLNGDGPRCLDASDVMPPAVRDAFYEAALLTISRVAAHEDPGIDGLLKGVQLVQKAQPSRPSAPRTVCSTE; from the coding sequence GTGACCCGGCGGTTCAAGATGCTGGTCTTCCTCGTGGTGATGCTGCTGATCGCCGCCGCCGGGATGGTGGTCGTCTGGGCGCGGCAGAACGACGACAAGCCGGTCACCATCCTCGGCACGTGGACCGCCGGCCAGGAAAAGGACTTCAAGGAGGTGCTGCGCGGCTTCGGCATCCCCTTCCACTATCAGGGCACCGCGGCGCAGCGTGAGGTGCTGCTCTCCAAGGTGCAGTCGGGAGAGCCGCCGGACATCGTGATCATGCCGGGCCTCGGCGAACTCGCCGAGTACGCCGACCAGAAGCACCTCAAGCCGCTGGACCGGCTCTACCACCCGCAGGAGTACGGCTCCCCCTGGAAGCAGACCGGAGAGGGCTCCAAGCACGTGTTCTGGGTGCCGGTCAAGGCGGACCTGAAGAGCATCGTCTGGTATCGCAAGGGACACAGGCCCACCACCTCATCCGCGCCGCTGCGGAGTTGGTGCATCGGTATGCGTGACGACGGCGCCTCCGGCTGGCCCGGCACCGACTGGATCGAGGATCTGGTGCTGCAACGGTCGGGGCCGGGTGTCTACCAGAAGTGGGCGCTCGGCAAGCCGGGGGCGTGGTGGAACAGTGCACCGGTGCGCGACGCCTGGCAGGCGTGGGCCCGTCTGCTCCAGCAGGACACAGGCCTGGCCAAGCAGGCCCTGCTCACCGACCATCGCGGTGACCCCGACCACCACGGCCTGCTCTTCGACGGCCGGCACGGATGCACTCTGGAACACCAGGGCTCCTTCGCCACCTCCTTCTACGGGAAGACGTACGCGAAGCGCGCGGACCTGGTGGACTCGGCGCCGCTGCTGCCCGGCGGCCCGGACCGGGCCCGCGCCCATGAGGTGACCGGCGACTTCGCCGCGCTGTTCACCGACAGCGCTCAGGCCAGGAAACTGATCGAACGGCTCGCCTCCAAGGAGGGCCAGCAGAAATGGGCCCACACCGCGGCCGTCTTCTCGGCGAATCGCCAGGTGCGGCCAGGGAACGACGCGGTCGAACGCGAGATCGTCGAGCGGCTCAACGGTGACGGCCCCCGCTGTCTGGACGCCTCGGACGTCATGCCGCCCGCCGTGCGGGACGCCTTCTACGAGGCCGCCCTGCTGACCATCTCCAGGGTCGCCGCGCACGAGGACCCCGGCATCGACGGGCTCCTCAAAGGTGTGCAGCTCGTCCAGAAGGCCCAGCCCTCCAGGCCGTCGGCACCGCGGACGGTGTGCAGCACGGAGTGA
- a CDS encoding vWA domain-containing protein translates to MSSHTRPQQPGIQLHVDLDGDLRPHRSVKIEAHLRVDVSADGAPTDLPAVELAVIIAVDVAQPHREAVRRALPAALRALPDGISFTVLGSGPEPVRCYPRGDDEWAVADQRERRRAAFAVGSLPLHGDGPRPAGYAAWAARSRALLVGRPLSVRHLVLITDGSSAPGETRLEEELDACAGQFTCDVLAVGAEWAPDPLLTLAERLHGTAEFVEDGLARKVTAAIKRLRRVHTPQLPIEVTVRPSVRQVSLSEKVPRPHRLGGLPQPGRPHRWSFPTYQWEQGRRDYLLTLVADADADPLETELQFAMVSVGEVHAPVIARWHRPAQPPPHAPAGADSVRDLNATGRMRSALRQGLVALQDHRRDRAEECLGQAARLAAEFGTDWVLAEIHAVADIEDAAAGRVRLRTAVDAGTLGPMILRAGSRPGGLLTEAVNARPGPRCGGCGTVAGSEARYCIACGEKLL, encoded by the coding sequence ATGAGCAGCCACACCCGGCCGCAGCAGCCGGGCATCCAGCTGCACGTCGATCTCGACGGCGATCTGCGCCCGCACCGCAGCGTGAAGATCGAGGCCCATCTGCGGGTCGACGTGTCCGCCGACGGAGCCCCCACCGACCTGCCCGCGGTCGAACTCGCCGTGATCATCGCGGTGGACGTCGCCCAGCCCCACCGGGAGGCCGTCCGACGGGCCCTGCCGGCCGCGTTGCGTGCCCTGCCCGACGGCATCTCCTTCACGGTGCTCGGCAGCGGCCCCGAGCCGGTGCGGTGCTATCCGCGGGGCGACGACGAGTGGGCCGTCGCCGACCAGCGCGAGAGGCGGCGGGCCGCCTTCGCCGTCGGCTCGCTCCCGCTGCACGGGGACGGCCCGCGTCCCGCCGGGTACGCCGCCTGGGCGGCCAGGTCACGCGCCCTGCTCGTCGGCCGACCGCTGTCCGTACGCCATCTGGTGCTGATCACGGACGGCAGCAGCGCTCCGGGCGAGACCCGGCTGGAGGAGGAACTGGACGCCTGTGCCGGGCAGTTCACCTGCGATGTGCTGGCGGTGGGCGCGGAGTGGGCCCCGGACCCCCTGCTGACCCTCGCCGAACGGCTGCACGGCACCGCCGAGTTCGTGGAGGACGGCCTGGCCCGGAAGGTCACCGCGGCCATCAAGCGCCTGCGCCGGGTGCACACTCCTCAACTGCCGATCGAGGTGACCGTGAGGCCGTCGGTGCGCCAGGTCTCGCTCAGTGAGAAGGTGCCCCGGCCGCACCGTCTCGGCGGGCTGCCCCAGCCCGGCCGGCCGCACCGCTGGAGCTTCCCGACCTACCAGTGGGAGCAGGGCAGACGCGACTACCTGCTCACGCTCGTGGCCGACGCCGACGCCGATCCGCTGGAGACCGAGCTGCAGTTCGCCATGGTCTCCGTCGGCGAGGTGCATGCGCCCGTCATCGCCCGCTGGCACCGTCCCGCGCAGCCCCCGCCGCACGCCCCGGCGGGCGCCGACAGTGTGCGCGACCTGAACGCCACCGGACGGATGCGCAGTGCTCTGCGCCAGGGGCTCGTCGCTCTCCAGGACCACCGACGGGACAGGGCCGAGGAGTGTCTGGGGCAGGCGGCACGTCTGGCGGCGGAGTTCGGCACGGACTGGGTGCTGGCCGAGATCCACGCGGTCGCCGACATCGAGGACGCGGCAGCCGGGCGGGTCCGGCTGCGCACCGCGGTCGACGCCGGCACGCTGGGCCCGATGATCCTGCGCGCCGGGTCCCGTCCCGGCGGGCTGCTGACCGAGGCCGTCAACGCGCGGCCGGGTCCACGCTGCGGCGGCTGCGGCACCGTGGCCGGGAGCGAGGCCCGTTACTGCATCGCCTGCGGGGAGAAGCTGCTGTGA
- a CDS encoding IlvD/Edd family dehydratase — MVRLRSAQWYEGQDRNAYIHRAWMRRGVPDDAFTGRPQIAIANTASDLTPCNAHLNEVAASVRDGVHEAGGVPLDLPVVSLGETQVRPTAMLWRNMAAMATEEMLRANPIDGVVLLGGCDKTIPSLLMAAASVDLPAVVVPGGPMLTGTFRGTPLGCGTDVWRLSEEVRAGTLSQEQFTRSESAMIRSRGHCNTMGTASTMALVAEALGTVLPGTAGTPAPDSRLLQAAHLTGRLAVEMVGADRRPGAFLTEASFHNAIVALAAVGGSTNAVVHLLAIAGRLGIDLTLDDFDRIGSRVPVLVDLQPAGRFLMEDLHRAGGLLAVLREVRDLLDPGALTVTGEPLVSYLDDAPIWDGEVIRTRAEPLVAEGGIAVLRGNLAPDGALIKPAAASPHLLRHRGRALVFDSIEDFHARIDDPGLDVDADSVLVLRGCGPKGYPGMPEVSNMPLPKKLLEQGVRDMVRVCDGRMSGTAYGTVVLHVAPEAAAGGPLGLVRTGDLITLDVEARRIDLDVPADELARRTPDKATVTGFANPRRGWERLYVDHVLQADSGADLDFLVGSSGFEVSRESH; from the coding sequence ATGGTTCGGCTCCGCAGCGCGCAGTGGTACGAGGGCCAGGACCGCAACGCCTACATCCACCGGGCGTGGATGCGGCGGGGCGTGCCGGACGACGCCTTCACCGGCCGGCCGCAGATCGCCATCGCCAACACCGCGTCGGATCTGACCCCGTGCAACGCGCACCTGAACGAGGTCGCGGCCTCGGTGCGTGACGGTGTGCACGAGGCGGGCGGGGTCCCGCTGGACCTGCCCGTGGTGTCGCTGGGCGAGACGCAGGTGCGGCCCACGGCCATGCTCTGGCGCAACATGGCCGCGATGGCCACGGAGGAGATGCTGCGGGCCAACCCCATCGACGGCGTAGTCCTGTTGGGCGGCTGCGACAAGACCATCCCCTCGCTGCTCATGGCTGCTGCCTCTGTGGATCTGCCCGCGGTTGTCGTGCCCGGCGGACCGATGCTCACCGGGACCTTCCGCGGTACGCCGCTGGGCTGCGGCACCGACGTGTGGCGGCTGTCGGAGGAGGTCCGGGCCGGCACGCTCTCCCAGGAGCAGTTCACCCGGTCCGAGTCGGCGATGATCCGCAGCCGCGGGCACTGCAACACCATGGGCACCGCCTCGACGATGGCGCTGGTCGCGGAGGCCCTGGGCACGGTCCTGCCCGGCACGGCCGGAACTCCCGCCCCCGACAGCAGACTTCTCCAGGCCGCGCACCTCACCGGCCGGCTGGCCGTGGAGATGGTGGGCGCCGACCGGCGGCCGGGCGCGTTCCTGACCGAGGCGTCCTTCCACAACGCGATCGTGGCGCTGGCCGCCGTCGGCGGTTCGACCAACGCGGTCGTCCACCTCCTGGCCATCGCGGGCCGACTGGGCATCGACCTGACCCTCGACGACTTCGACCGCATCGGCTCCCGCGTTCCCGTCCTGGTGGACCTCCAGCCGGCCGGCCGCTTCCTCATGGAGGACCTCCACCGCGCCGGCGGTCTCCTCGCCGTCCTGCGCGAGGTGCGCGACCTGCTCGATCCCGGCGCGCTGACCGTCACCGGCGAGCCCCTCGTCAGCTACCTCGACGACGCGCCGATCTGGGACGGCGAGGTCATCCGCACCCGTGCCGAACCGCTGGTCGCCGAAGGCGGCATCGCCGTACTCCGCGGCAACCTCGCACCGGACGGGGCACTGATCAAGCCGGCCGCTGCCTCCCCGCACCTGCTGCGCCACCGCGGCCGCGCCCTCGTCTTCGACAGCATCGAGGACTTCCACGCCCGTATCGACGACCCCGGACTCGACGTCGACGCGGACTCCGTCCTCGTCCTGCGCGGCTGCGGACCCAAGGGCTACCCGGGCATGCCCGAGGTGTCGAACATGCCTCTGCCGAAGAAGCTGCTCGAACAGGGTGTCCGTGACATGGTGCGCGTCTGCGACGGCCGGATGAGCGGCACGGCGTACGGCACGGTCGTCCTGCACGTGGCACCGGAGGCCGCGGCGGGCGGCCCACTCGGCCTGGTGCGGACCGGGGACCTGATCACACTGGATGTCGAAGCCCGCCGTATCGACCTCGACGTACCCGCCGACGAACTCGCCCGCAGAACCCCGGACAAGGCCACCGTCACCGGCTTCGCGAACCCCCGCCGCGGCTGGGAACGCCTCTACGTCGACCACGTCCTCCAGGCCGATTCGGGCGCCGACCTGGACTTCCTGGTCGGCTCCAGCGGCTTTGAAGTGAGCCGGGAGTCGCACTGA
- a CDS encoding S1 family peptidase, with protein sequence MGELRADWRLRLRREDAHGPICGAGVLVDQNTALTCAHVVRTPDAVMWLEFAENSDIEPVVARVLPGGWLRASEDVAVLRLDSPRPQARPAPLEPALWGGMEVYATGYAQGFDDGMSLWGRIGGASGERVQLDAVTKAEVVRKGFSGAAVCTRPQEGRPARVVGLVVSWRGDMEAVLPEDNRLAFSYLVPVDRIAELSPVIRELSSPYAWDRPFEERLTRWFEDPDEDPVKITVVRPGSGKDRSLRHLEHRAHVVHRGGSSRPDLADHALDQITFPTGEYLAYWDWLRGTRPRPAQAADRAPVRPVTVLVDGLDQEPEPDALVELLVRLRELGFRLLLVFRHEGGTGWSAARDELLRPALSSHADALLDRLQRAEFSRAVRLGVVDSASLHTLTETADRRRHQRRLIDELTDPRQQLTRLRELIRTLRADLRHPGGRV encoded by the coding sequence ATGGGGGAACTGCGTGCGGACTGGAGACTGAGGTTACGGCGCGAGGACGCGCACGGCCCCATCTGCGGCGCCGGCGTGCTCGTCGACCAGAACACCGCGCTGACCTGCGCCCACGTGGTGCGCACCCCGGACGCCGTGATGTGGCTGGAGTTCGCCGAGAACAGCGACATCGAACCCGTGGTGGCGCGGGTCCTGCCCGGCGGCTGGCTGCGCGCGAGCGAGGACGTGGCCGTGCTGCGCCTGGACAGCCCGCGCCCGCAGGCACGCCCCGCCCCGCTGGAACCCGCACTGTGGGGCGGCATGGAGGTGTACGCGACGGGCTACGCGCAGGGCTTTGACGACGGGATGAGCCTGTGGGGGCGCATCGGCGGGGCCAGCGGCGAGCGGGTGCAGCTCGACGCCGTCACCAAGGCGGAGGTGGTGCGCAAGGGCTTCAGCGGCGCCGCCGTGTGCACCCGCCCGCAGGAAGGACGTCCGGCCCGCGTGGTCGGCCTCGTCGTCAGCTGGCGCGGCGACATGGAGGCGGTACTGCCCGAGGACAACCGGCTCGCCTTCTCGTATCTGGTCCCCGTCGACCGAATCGCCGAACTGTCGCCGGTGATCAGGGAGTTGAGCAGTCCGTACGCATGGGACAGGCCCTTCGAGGAGCGGTTGACCCGCTGGTTCGAGGACCCGGACGAGGATCCGGTGAAGATCACCGTGGTCCGTCCGGGCAGCGGCAAGGACCGCTCGCTGCGCCATCTGGAGCACCGTGCCCACGTCGTGCATCGCGGCGGCTCCAGCAGACCGGACCTCGCCGACCACGCCCTGGACCAGATCACCTTCCCGACCGGCGAGTACCTGGCGTACTGGGACTGGCTGCGCGGTACCAGGCCCCGGCCCGCGCAGGCGGCCGACCGTGCGCCCGTCCGCCCGGTCACCGTCCTCGTCGACGGCCTCGACCAGGAACCCGAGCCGGATGCGTTGGTCGAACTCCTTGTCCGGCTGCGGGAGTTGGGCTTCCGGCTGCTGCTCGTCTTCCGGCACGAGGGCGGCACCGGCTGGAGCGCGGCACGCGACGAACTCCTGCGGCCCGCACTGTCGAGCCACGCGGACGCGCTCCTGGACCGGCTGCAGCGGGCGGAGTTCAGCCGCGCGGTCCGTCTCGGCGTCGTCGACAGCGCCTCCCTCCACACCCTGACCGAAACAGCCGACCGGCGCCGGCACCAGCGCCGCCTGATCGACGAACTGACGGACCCGCGACAGCAACTCACCCGGCTGCGCGAACTGATCAGAACCTTGCGCGCCGACTTACGACACCCCGGAGGCCGGGTATGA
- a CDS encoding GNAT family N-acetyltransferase codes for MPDLQLLHAGHAPAVLAFELANRSYFAAAVSDRGEEFFEQFTDRHSALLARQEAGTCAFYVLVTEDGSVLGRFNLYEFDDGTAELGYRVAEHVTGRGVATAAVSELCRLAATRHGLRTLRAAASHDNAASQRVLVKAGFVPVGPAGPTDLGGKSGTWYERDLVHGS; via the coding sequence ATGCCCGATCTCCAGCTGCTGCACGCCGGTCACGCTCCGGCGGTCCTGGCCTTCGAGCTGGCGAACCGCTCCTACTTCGCCGCCGCGGTCTCCGACCGGGGCGAGGAGTTCTTCGAGCAATTCACCGACCGCCACAGCGCGTTGCTGGCTCGGCAGGAGGCCGGCACCTGCGCCTTCTACGTGCTCGTGACCGAGGACGGCTCGGTTCTGGGGCGGTTCAACCTGTACGAGTTCGACGACGGCACCGCCGAACTCGGCTACCGGGTCGCCGAGCACGTCACCGGCCGCGGCGTGGCGACCGCAGCCGTCAGCGAGCTGTGCCGGTTGGCCGCGACACGGCACGGGCTGCGCACCTTGCGGGCGGCCGCCTCCCACGACAACGCCGCATCCCAAAGGGTGCTGGTCAAGGCCGGGTTCGTCCCGGTCGGCCCGGCCGGTCCGACCGACCTCGGCGGCAAGTCGGGCACTTGGTACGAGCGCGACCTGGTGCACGGGTCGTAA
- a CDS encoding trypco2 family protein, giving the protein MGDSEPIGLAEAIGTVRAELARAQAEGAESDWRFSVEQVSLEFSVQFHRAGEGGAGLRLGVVEARLGGSVSHDSTHRIQVDLKPLPRPDGRHHEVSRDDDTAHSRPEPPDGDLSR; this is encoded by the coding sequence ATGGGGGATTCAGAACCGATCGGTCTCGCGGAGGCCATCGGCACGGTTCGTGCCGAGCTCGCGCGGGCCCAGGCCGAAGGCGCGGAGAGCGACTGGCGGTTCAGCGTGGAGCAGGTCAGCCTGGAGTTCTCGGTGCAGTTCCACCGGGCAGGCGAGGGCGGGGCGGGCCTGAGGCTGGGCGTGGTCGAGGCACGCCTGGGCGGCTCGGTGAGCCATGACTCCACACACCGCATCCAGGTCGACCTCAAGCCGCTTCCCCGCCCCGACGGCCGTCACCACGAGGTGAGCCGCGACGACGACACCGCCCACAGCCGGCCGGAACCGCCCGACGGCGACCTCTCACGCTAG
- a CDS encoding IclR family transcriptional regulator, producing the protein MEHTQTYDGSTAPGEAGGPGADSGRLVGSDRVLAVLKELARYADGVGLEELTRVIGSPKPTVHRALGALRRAGLAAQDTRGRYVLGDEFLRMAFAHHEVRPDHVRVRPVLEALAHRFGETAHYAVLDGREVVYRAKVDPPTGAVRLTSAIGGRNPAHATAVGKLLLARQLGSPDEVAAWIGDRPPERRTPGTLCTAADLHRELGATRERGYGVDAQENETGVNCLALPVYLTSPTTPSGAVSVSALAYRTPLATLVDALAEIRGLLGPLGEPHR; encoded by the coding sequence ATGGAGCATACGCAGACGTACGACGGATCGACAGCCCCCGGCGAGGCCGGCGGCCCGGGCGCCGACAGCGGCCGGCTCGTGGGCTCGGACCGGGTGCTCGCGGTCCTCAAAGAGCTCGCGCGATATGCGGACGGGGTGGGGCTGGAGGAGCTGACCCGCGTGATCGGCAGTCCGAAGCCGACCGTGCACCGGGCGCTGGGCGCCCTGCGCCGGGCCGGCCTGGCCGCCCAGGACACCCGCGGCCGCTATGTCCTGGGGGACGAGTTCCTGCGTATGGCCTTCGCCCATCACGAGGTCCGGCCCGATCACGTCCGCGTCCGCCCGGTGCTTGAGGCTCTGGCGCACCGGTTCGGCGAGACCGCGCACTACGCGGTTCTCGACGGCCGTGAGGTCGTCTACCGCGCCAAGGTCGATCCGCCCACCGGTGCCGTCCGTCTGACCTCGGCGATCGGCGGGCGCAACCCCGCCCACGCCACCGCGGTCGGAAAGCTGCTGCTCGCACGGCAGTTGGGCTCGCCGGACGAGGTCGCGGCGTGGATCGGCGACCGCCCTCCGGAGCGTCGCACGCCAGGCACCCTGTGCACGGCCGCCGACCTGCACCGTGAGCTGGGGGCCACCCGCGAGCGGGGCTACGGCGTCGACGCCCAGGAGAACGAGACCGGGGTCAACTGCCTTGCCCTGCCTGTGTACTTGACCTCGCCGACGACGCCCTCCGGGGCCGTGAGTGTCAGCGCGCTGGCCTACCGGACACCCTTGGCGACCCTGGTCGACGCGCTCGCCGAGATCCGCGGCCTCCTCGGCCCGCTCGGCGAGCCGCACCGCTGA